A stretch of DNA from Arthrobacter globiformis:
ATTGGCCTTATTGCCTTCGGTGTAGCCGCAGGCAGCAGCGGTCACGCGGACGTCACCGGGGCGGTCGCCGCACTGGCCAACCAGCCAGCCGGTCCGCTGCTCCTGTGGTGCAGCTTCGCGGCATGCGTATCCCTGGCACTCTGGCAAGCCGGCGACGCCATTTTCGACTTCGAACGCCTGCCAAGCAAGCACAAGACCGGCAAGAAACTCAAAGCGGACGCGCAGGCGGCCGTTTATACCGCCATGGCCTTCATGCTGGCCGCTTTCGCCCGGGGCAGGGACCAAGACGACGGGGAATCCGCCAGTGACCTGACGGTCAACCTCATGAACGCGCCAGGCGGCGTCCTGCTTCTGGTACTGATCGGAGCGGGAGTGGCCATCCTCGGCATCATCTACGCAATCCGCGGAATCCGGAGATCCTTCCAAAGACACATCAACCTGCCGCCCTCACCCGCCGGGCACAAAGCCATCACCGCCCTGGGCATAACCGGATACGTGTCCAAGGGTGTTGCCCTGTTCGCGACAGGACTGTCGGCGCTCATCGCCACGGTCACCGTCCATCCTGAGCAGGCAGGGCTCGACGCCGCGCTCCACGCCCTGCGCGAACAGCCTTACGGGGCGTATGTGGTGGCCGTCGTGGGCGCAGGCCTGGCCTGCTACGGGCTCTTCACGATCGTACGGGCGCATCTGGCCAAGATGTAATCCTCTCCGGGCAGGGCCAAAGACTTCCCTCCGTTTCGAGGCAGCGGCAGTGTGCCGCTGGGCGGTTGCTCCAGCCGTCCTCAAGAAGCCGCCCCGAGCCGCATGCAGCAACGGGGACACAGAACCGAACTTTGCGGGGCGGGCGGCGGCTGGGGTTAGGCAGTCAGGTCCCGGAGGGTGGACCAAGGGCCAACTCCGCCCGCCCCGCTGCAAGTATCGCGCTTCGCCTCGGAACAACCATGGAACCGGCTTGGGCAGGTAAGGGTTGCGTCCCCCCGCGTTCCTTTCCCAACGTTGCCCCACCCTTTTCCCGAGCTTGCCTTCACTTATGCCCCAGCGGCACGGTTCGGTTACTGGGGCATCGTCAGGTAGATCGAGCTTTCGTCGGGCACAAGGGCACCAATGGCCGGGCGTACTGGGACCGACGACGGAGCTGGGGGCCAGCTGGCATGGGGGACACCAGCCGGCAGTCCGCCGCCGGCCGGTTAAAAGTTTACGCCGATAGCCGTTGAGACGCCCTCCGATGCCCGCCAAAACTGGGGCCGGCGGATCATCTGGCAACCCAGCCTCTCGGCAAGCTCCGTCGAGGTCTTCGGCGGGCTGCTGCGTCTCAGTAGTCGTTCCCCCGTCGCAGTCGCCCTCTCCCTGCGGAGCGGTGAAACGACAAAGGCGGGCCGAGACCTCTATGGAACGGCGGACCAAGGCTCACACCATGAAGCTTTGAGGCGAAATCCTGCTTGCTGCAGGCGTGTTTGTCCCTCAGGCCGCCCCAGCACTGCCCTTTCAATGAACTTTATCGATGAATCCGCCGACGGCGAGGCCAGATGCCATCCGCGACCGATAAGAACCCCTCCCGCCCCTGATCACCTCCAGAGGCTCGCCGTCGGGTGGGTTTCTTAGTAGGAGATGAAGGCGACGAGTTCCCCGACGCGGTCCTCGGGGTAATTCCGGGCGATGTCGGCCTGGCTGAGCATCCCCACCAGGTCGTGCCCGTCAATCACCGGCAGCCGGCGCACCTTATGGTCCTGCATCGTCTTGATCGCCTCTTCGATCGAGTCGTCAGCGCCGATGGTCACCGGCTTGCCCTGGCCAAACTCCCCGGCGGTGGCGGTGCGCGGGTCTCCGCCGTCGGCCAGGCAGCGGATGACAATGTCCCGGTCGGTCAGCATGCCCTTGAGCCGGTTGTCTTCCCCGCAGATCGGCAGGGATCCGACGTCCAGGTCTTTCATTTTCCGTGCAGCCTGTTCCAGGGTTTCGTTTTCGCCGACGCATTCAGCGCCGCCGGTCATGATCTCGCGTGCGGTGGTCATCGTATGCTCCTCTGTCCTGTTGGGTGGGTTGGTTCTAGTGGACCTCTCCGCGCCAGGCGCCGGTTTCGGTGCCTCTGGCTTCGATGAAGTCCTTGAAGCGGCGCAGGTCCGCCCTGACCTGCATGTTGTCGAACCCCAGCGCGGCCCCGGCCTTCTCGGTGAAGGTGTCTGGTGCCCATTCCAACCGGACCCACACCCGTGTCATCCCGGTCTTTAGCGGTGTGAAGGCCACGGCGCCGGCGTGCGACTCACCGTCAGTGCTGCGCCAGGCAATCCGCTCATCGGTGCGTTGTTCAATGATTTCGGTGTCGAATTCCCGTTTTACCCCGCCGATGTTCACCACCCAGTGATTCGTCCGGTCGGTGAGTTGGGTGACCGAGTCCACCCCAGACATGAAATTGGGGAAAGACTCGAACTGGGTCCACTGGTCATACGCGGTGCGCACCGGGACCTCGACGTCAATGGTTTCTTCGACTGTTTGCATGCTCTCCTCCTGATCAAGGGGCGGGCTGCCAGAAGCGGACAGCAGCAGCCCCTAACGCAAGAGTCCGGCTGCCACCGTTTCTACCGACGGTAGG
This window harbors:
- a CDS encoding DUF1206 domain-containing protein — protein: MNSKPLGILARCGFAVSGALHLLIGLIAFGVAAGSSGHADVTGAVAALANQPAGPLLLWCSFAACVSLALWQAGDAIFDFERLPSKHKTGKKLKADAQAAVYTAMAFMLAAFARGRDQDDGESASDLTVNLMNAPGGVLLLVLIGAGVAILGIIYAIRGIRRSFQRHINLPPSPAGHKAITALGITGYVSKGVALFATGLSALIATVTVHPEQAGLDAALHALREQPYGAYVVAVVGAGLACYGLFTIVRAHLAKM
- a CDS encoding CBS domain-containing protein; this translates as MTTAREIMTGGAECVGENETLEQAARKMKDLDVGSLPICGEDNRLKGMLTDRDIVIRCLADGGDPRTATAGEFGQGKPVTIGADDSIEEAIKTMQDHKVRRLPVIDGHDLVGMLSQADIARNYPEDRVGELVAFISY
- a CDS encoding SRPBCC family protein, with the translated sequence MQTVEETIDVEVPVRTAYDQWTQFESFPNFMSGVDSVTQLTDRTNHWVVNIGGVKREFDTEIIEQRTDERIAWRSTDGESHAGAVAFTPLKTGMTRVWVRLEWAPDTFTEKAGAALGFDNMQVRADLRRFKDFIEARGTETGAWRGEVH